One Obesumbacterium proteus DNA window includes the following coding sequences:
- a CDS encoding sugar phosphate isomerase/epimerase family protein: MKRDIVVVTAAYGWDNIKKLGGQANLLPIIAESGANGVEIRRELLSDSELSTLSHLAGQIADHQLFAVYSVPEGLFSRDGSLNPQLENRLREAAELNARTVKFSLGHYQPGYDITELNALLSKHQVQLVVENDQTPDCGILSPLNAFFAAVQDCHSPIRMTFDMANWDWVDEDAHIAAQKLAHMVHYVHVKAAEKRPQGWCAVELDNSDGRWKPLLAKLPHQAMRGIEFPLEGDDLTSVTRHYVNLLRAD, from the coding sequence ATGAAAAGAGATATCGTCGTTGTGACCGCCGCTTATGGGTGGGACAACATTAAAAAGTTAGGCGGACAGGCTAATTTACTGCCAATTATCGCCGAATCAGGTGCCAACGGCGTTGAAATTCGTCGCGAGTTATTATCTGACTCAGAACTAAGCACCTTAAGCCATTTAGCCGGTCAAATTGCTGACCACCAGCTTTTCGCCGTCTATTCCGTACCGGAAGGATTATTTTCCCGCGATGGTTCACTGAATCCACAGCTCGAAAATCGTTTACGAGAAGCCGCCGAGCTCAACGCTCGCACGGTGAAATTCTCACTAGGGCATTATCAGCCAGGCTATGACATCACCGAACTAAACGCCTTGCTCAGCAAGCACCAAGTGCAACTCGTGGTTGAAAACGATCAAACACCGGACTGCGGTATTTTGTCACCGTTAAACGCGTTTTTTGCCGCGGTACAAGATTGTCATTCCCCAATACGTATGACCTTCGATATGGCGAACTGGGACTGGGTTGACGAAGACGCGCATATTGCAGCGCAAAAGCTGGCGCACATGGTGCATTACGTACATGTGAAAGCCGCAGAAAAACGGCCTCAAGGCTGGTGCGCGGTGGAACTCGATAATAGCGACGGTCGCTGGAAACCCTTGCTGGCTAAGCTTCCCCATCAGGCAATGCGCGGTATTGAATTCCCATTAGAAGGCGATGACTTAACCTCAGTAACCCGCCACTACGTTAATTTATTGAGAGCAGACTAA
- a CDS encoding sugar kinase — MKTSPLDVITYGEAMTMFVANETGELDQAMQFTKRIAGAELNVSIGLSRLGMNVGWVSRVGNDSFGRFTLATLQQEGINHQCVTVDERFPTGFQLKSKAENGTDPKVEYFRKGSAASHLSVHDFDRAYFSQARHLHLSGVAAALSTDSLALANHAAQEMRAMGKTISFDPNLRPVLWPSQQVMCEKLNALAFQADWVLPGLKEGQILTGKQTPEEIADFYLSRGVKAVIIKLGPDGAWFKTADGHQQHVAAVRVENVIDTVGAGDGFAVGVISALLEGKALPDAVMRGNKIGALAVQAIGDSEGLPTRAELGE; from the coding sequence ATGAAAACTTCACCGTTAGACGTAATCACCTATGGCGAAGCAATGACCATGTTCGTCGCCAATGAAACCGGTGAACTGGATCAAGCCATGCAGTTCACCAAACGTATCGCGGGCGCTGAGCTGAACGTATCTATTGGTTTGTCTCGCCTCGGAATGAACGTGGGCTGGGTTAGCCGCGTAGGAAACGACTCTTTTGGCCGTTTTACGCTCGCTACGCTACAGCAAGAGGGAATAAATCATCAGTGCGTTACCGTTGATGAGCGCTTCCCAACCGGTTTTCAGCTGAAATCTAAAGCAGAAAATGGAACCGATCCCAAAGTGGAATATTTCCGCAAAGGATCGGCTGCCAGCCACCTTTCTGTTCACGATTTCGATCGGGCCTATTTCTCGCAGGCTCGCCATCTTCACCTGAGCGGCGTTGCCGCAGCGCTTTCTACCGATTCTTTGGCTCTCGCCAACCACGCGGCTCAGGAAATGCGTGCGATGGGTAAAACCATCTCTTTCGATCCTAATTTGCGTCCAGTGCTATGGCCAAGCCAGCAAGTGATGTGTGAAAAGCTGAATGCTTTAGCGTTCCAGGCCGATTGGGTTTTACCGGGTCTGAAAGAGGGTCAGATCCTCACAGGCAAACAAACACCGGAAGAGATTGCTGATTTCTATCTTAGCCGCGGCGTAAAAGCCGTCATCATCAAACTCGGGCCAGATGGCGCTTGGTTTAAAACCGCAGACGGCCACCAGCAACATGTTGCTGCCGTGCGTGTTGAAAACGTGATTGATACCGTTGGCGCGGGTGATGGCTTTGCCGTCGGTGTTATCAGTGCATTACTTGAAGGCAAAGCGCTACCGGATGCCGTTATGCGCGGTAACAAAATTGGTGCGCTGGCTGTGCAGGCGATCGGGGACAGCGAGGGTTTACCAACCCGTGCTGAACTCGGCGAATAA
- the inaA gene encoding lipopolysaccharide kinase InaA, with product MASRAELEEFQRWWDTEGDWVEEPNERRKGMSGVQRIERDGKTLYVKRQVMHLFHSLRYPFGRPTIVREIQVINELSAAGVIVPKIVYGKALQINGEWRALLVTEDMKDFVCIGDWYTQKQNQACEPEVMNELLKQIAVAFKKMHSVNRQHGCCYVRHIYVKSHGDVQAGFLDLEKSRRRWVREKAVRHDFKQLEKYLEPIPPEDWQRVKEHYYSL from the coding sequence ATGGCATCACGAGCAGAATTAGAAGAGTTTCAACGTTGGTGGGATACAGAAGGCGATTGGGTTGAAGAGCCTAATGAGCGCCGCAAAGGCATGAGCGGCGTTCAGCGCATAGAACGTGATGGCAAAACGCTTTATGTAAAACGTCAGGTGATGCACCTATTCCACTCTCTGCGTTATCCATTTGGACGTCCCACCATTGTGCGCGAAATTCAGGTGATCAACGAGCTCTCGGCGGCTGGTGTGATCGTCCCTAAAATCGTATACGGTAAAGCGCTGCAAATTAATGGCGAATGGCGTGCACTGCTCGTGACGGAAGATATGAAGGATTTTGTGTGTATCGGTGATTGGTATACACAAAAACAGAATCAGGCCTGCGAACCTGAAGTGATGAATGAACTGCTCAAGCAGATTGCCGTTGCCTTTAAAAAAATGCATAGCGTAAATCGTCAGCACGGTTGCTGTTATGTGCGGCATATCTATGTGAAAAGTCATGGGGACGTTCAGGCTGGATTTTTAGATCTTGAAAAGAGTCGCCGCCGTTGGGTGAGAGAAAAAGCGGTGCGGCACGATTTTAAACAGTTAGAGAAATACTTAGAGCCGATCCCTCCTGAAGATTGGCAGCGTGTAAAAGAGCACTACTATTCTTTATAA
- the ghrB gene encoding glyoxylate/hydroxypyruvate reductase GhrB: protein MKPAIVLYKKLPADLRQKLDEHFSVTAFDELSHQTYPAFLQALKNAEGLIGSGGRIDADLLAQAPKLRAASTISVGYDNFDVDEMTRRNILLMHTPTVLTETVADTLMGLMLATARRIPELDAWIRDGHWNDSLGADHYGTDVHHKTVGILGMGRIGMALAQRAHFGFGMKVLYNTRTPNPEANQKYQAQHCDLDTLLAQSDFVCITLPLTSQTHHMIGRAQLEKMKKSAILINAGRGPVIDENALIEALKDGTILAAGLDVFEREPLPHDSELMKLKNVVLAPHIGSATHETRYGMAACAVDNLIAALNGTVKENCVNPQIAAKN, encoded by the coding sequence ATGAAACCTGCCATCGTTCTCTATAAAAAGCTACCCGCTGACCTGCGCCAAAAGCTCGACGAACACTTCAGCGTGACCGCCTTTGACGAGCTTTCTCATCAAACCTACCCTGCATTTTTACAGGCATTAAAAAACGCAGAAGGATTAATCGGTTCTGGCGGGCGTATTGATGCTGACCTACTGGCACAAGCGCCTAAACTTCGGGCGGCTTCAACCATTTCAGTCGGCTACGATAATTTTGACGTCGACGAGATGACCCGACGTAATATCTTGCTGATGCATACCCCCACCGTGTTAACGGAAACCGTCGCGGATACGTTAATGGGGCTGATGCTGGCCACTGCGCGCCGCATTCCAGAATTAGATGCATGGATCCGTGACGGGCATTGGAATGATAGCCTTGGAGCCGATCATTACGGAACGGACGTTCACCACAAAACCGTCGGTATTCTTGGCATGGGGCGCATCGGTATGGCGCTGGCACAGCGCGCTCACTTTGGTTTTGGCATGAAAGTGCTTTATAACACCCGCACCCCAAACCCAGAGGCGAATCAAAAATATCAGGCACAACATTGCGATTTAGATACGCTACTCGCCCAATCTGATTTTGTTTGCATAACACTGCCGCTGACGTCACAAACCCACCATATGATTGGGCGTGCACAGTTAGAAAAAATGAAAAAAAGCGCCATTTTAATCAATGCGGGTCGCGGACCTGTCATTGATGAAAACGCCTTAATTGAAGCGCTGAAAGACGGCACCATCCTCGCGGCGGGCTTAGATGTGTTTGAGCGCGAACCATTACCTCATGATTCAGAGCTGATGAAGCTTAAAAATGTGGTTTTAGCACCGCATATTGGCTCGGCAACACATGAAACCCGCTACGGTATGGCGGCGTGCGCCGTCGATAATCTGATTGCTGCATTAAACGGTACGGTGAAGGAAAACTGCGTCAATCCTCAGATTGCAGCCAAAAACTAG
- a CDS encoding YshB family small membrane protein, whose translation MMIDSLLSLISQGTELATAAGHSSQTAFAAVLCAALLSFLG comes from the coding sequence ATGATGATCGATTCGTTACTGAGCTTGATCTCGCAAGGTACTGAGCTCGCCACCGCCGCCGGACACTCATCGCAGACGGCATTTGCCGCCGTGCTATGCGCCGCTCTGCTGAGTTTTTTAGGCTAA
- a CDS encoding putative transporter, whose protein sequence is MSDIALTVSLLALVAVLGLWIGNWRIYGVGLGIGGVLFGGIIVGHFAQTYALDLNGDMLHFIQEFGLILFVYTIGIQVGPGFFSSLRVSGLRLNGFAVLMVVLSGVVTALIHKLFGVPLPVILGVFSGAVTNTPALGAGQQILTDLGSDPALVDKMGMGYAMAYPFGICGILLVMWLLRLIFRISVDAEARDFDAKNGLKHELLQTMNISVRNPNLAGMPIHSIPIINSDEIVCSRLKRGEHLMVPLPDTVLELGDLIHLVGQKQDLENARLVIGDQVDTSLSTRGTALQVSRVVVTNEKVLGKKIRDLNLKQKYDVVISRLNRSGVELVASSNASLQFGDILNLVGRPESIDRVADIVGNAQQKLQQVQMLPVFIGIGLGVLLGSIPLFIPGFPAALKLGLAGGPLVVALILGRIGSIGKLYWFMPPSANLALRELGIVLFLSVVGLKSGGNFVDTLLNGDGLSWIGYGILITAIPLLTAGILARAMAKMNYLTICGMLAGSMTDPPALAFANGLHPTSGAAALSYATVYPLAMFLRIMSPQLLAVIFWAM, encoded by the coding sequence ATGAGCGATATCGCCCTTACGGTTAGTCTGCTGGCGCTCGTTGCCGTGCTGGGTTTGTGGATCGGCAATTGGCGCATTTATGGTGTTGGCTTAGGCATCGGAGGCGTGCTTTTTGGCGGAATTATCGTCGGCCATTTTGCTCAGACTTACGCACTCGACCTCAACGGCGATATGCTGCATTTCATCCAAGAATTCGGCCTGATTTTATTTGTGTATACCATCGGGATTCAGGTCGGGCCCGGCTTCTTCTCCTCGCTACGGGTTTCAGGGCTCAGGCTTAACGGCTTTGCCGTTCTGATGGTGGTGTTGAGCGGCGTCGTGACGGCGCTGATCCACAAACTGTTTGGTGTTCCTCTTCCCGTGATACTGGGCGTGTTTTCAGGCGCAGTGACCAATACCCCTGCGCTTGGAGCCGGACAGCAAATCCTGACCGATTTAGGCTCCGATCCCGCGCTGGTTGATAAGATGGGGATGGGCTATGCCATGGCCTACCCGTTTGGGATATGCGGCATTTTGCTGGTGATGTGGCTGCTACGCTTGATATTTCGTATCAGCGTGGATGCCGAGGCCAGAGATTTTGACGCCAAAAATGGCTTGAAGCATGAGCTGCTGCAAACCATGAACATTTCGGTGCGAAACCCCAATCTGGCAGGAATGCCGATTCATAGCATCCCTATTATCAACAGCGATGAAATCGTCTGTTCACGTTTAAAACGCGGCGAACATCTGATGGTGCCACTGCCCGATACGGTGCTGGAATTAGGCGACCTTATCCATCTGGTTGGACAAAAACAGGATTTAGAAAACGCACGGTTAGTCATCGGCGATCAGGTCGATACATCACTGTCTACACGCGGTACGGCGCTTCAAGTGAGCCGCGTGGTGGTGACGAACGAGAAAGTGTTAGGTAAAAAAATCCGCGATCTGAATTTAAAACAGAAATACGACGTGGTGATCTCTCGCCTGAACCGCTCTGGTGTTGAGTTGGTTGCGAGTAGCAATGCAAGCCTCCAGTTTGGCGATATATTGAATCTGGTGGGAAGACCGGAATCTATCGATCGCGTGGCAGATATCGTCGGCAACGCCCAGCAGAAACTGCAACAGGTTCAAATGCTGCCGGTGTTTATTGGCATTGGACTCGGCGTTTTACTCGGTTCCATCCCCCTTTTCATCCCCGGATTCCCTGCCGCATTGAAGTTAGGTTTGGCGGGTGGTCCGTTGGTGGTCGCGCTGATTTTAGGCCGCATCGGCAGTATTGGTAAGCTGTATTGGTTTATGCCACCTAGCGCCAACCTTGCCCTGCGCGAACTCGGTATCGTCCTATTTTTATCCGTCGTTGGCCTGAAATCTGGCGGTAACTTCGTTGATACATTGCTTAATGGCGATGGTTTATCGTGGATTGGCTATGGCATCTTAATTACCGCGATTCCACTGCTTACTGCTGGGATCCTCGCGCGCGCGATGGCGAAGATGAACTATCTAACCATCTGCGGCATGCTAGCTGGCTCAATGACAGATCCTCCAGCGCTGGCTTTCGCTAACGGACTACATCCGACTAGCGGCGCTGCGGCGCTCTCGTATGCGACGGTTTATCCACTCGCAATGTTCTTAAGGATTATGTCGCCACAGTTGTTGGCGGTGATTTTTTGGGCAATGTAG
- the glnG gene encoding nitrogen regulation protein NR(I), giving the protein MTTQQGIVWIVDDDSSIRWVLERALTGAGLRCVTFENGNEVLDALASQTPDVLLSDIRMPGMDGLALLKQIKQRHPMLPVIIMTAHSDLDAAVSAYQQGAFDYLPKPFDIDEAVALVERAISHYQEQQHPARSEPINDPAADIIGEAPAMQDVFRIIGRLSRSSISVLINGESGTGKELVAHALHRHSPRGKAPFIALNMAAIPKDLIESELFGHEKGAFTGANQIRQGRFEQADSGTLFLDEIGDMPLDVQTRLLRVLADGQFYRVGGYAPVKVDVRIIAATHQNLEQRVQEGKFREDLFHRLNVIRVHLPPLRERREDIPRLARYFLKVAATELGVEAKILHPDTELALTRLPWPGNVRQLENTCRWLTVMAAGQELLVQDLPSELFETSVPESTSGTASPDHWSALLAQWAEHALRSGHQDLLSEAQPEMERILLTTALRHTHGHKQEAARLLGWGRNTLTRKLKELGME; this is encoded by the coding sequence ATGACAACGCAACAGGGAATCGTCTGGATCGTTGATGATGACAGTTCCATCCGCTGGGTGCTGGAACGCGCACTGACCGGCGCGGGTCTGCGCTGCGTCACGTTTGAGAACGGAAATGAGGTACTGGATGCCTTAGCCAGCCAAACGCCGGACGTTTTGTTATCCGATATTCGCATGCCCGGCATGGATGGTTTAGCGTTACTCAAGCAGATAAAACAGCGTCATCCAATGCTTCCGGTCATCATAATGACAGCGCATTCAGACTTGGATGCCGCGGTCAGCGCCTATCAGCAAGGTGCCTTTGATTACTTGCCTAAGCCTTTTGATATTGATGAAGCGGTCGCTCTTGTAGAACGGGCGATCAGCCACTATCAGGAACAGCAGCATCCCGCACGCAGCGAACCCATTAACGATCCGGCTGCCGATATCATCGGTGAAGCACCGGCGATGCAGGATGTCTTTCGCATTATTGGCCGACTTTCGCGCTCTTCAATCAGCGTATTGATTAACGGTGAATCGGGTACGGGTAAAGAGCTGGTGGCGCACGCGCTACATCGCCACAGCCCACGCGGCAAAGCGCCGTTTATTGCGCTGAATATGGCCGCCATCCCCAAAGACCTGATTGAATCAGAGCTGTTTGGTCACGAAAAAGGGGCCTTTACCGGCGCGAATCAAATTCGTCAGGGCCGTTTTGAACAGGCAGACAGCGGCACGCTGTTTCTGGATGAAATCGGTGATATGCCGCTCGATGTGCAAACGCGTCTGCTGCGCGTGCTAGCCGACGGTCAGTTTTATCGCGTTGGCGGATATGCCCCCGTCAAAGTCGATGTGCGTATCATTGCCGCAACGCATCAAAACCTTGAGCAACGGGTGCAGGAAGGAAAATTCCGTGAGGATTTATTCCATCGCCTTAACGTCATTCGCGTACATCTGCCTCCGTTGCGCGAGCGCCGTGAAGATATTCCTCGCCTAGCGCGTTACTTTTTAAAAGTGGCTGCCACCGAATTAGGCGTTGAAGCAAAAATTCTTCATCCTGATACCGAGTTGGCGCTCACACGTCTTCCATGGCCGGGTAACGTGCGCCAGCTAGAAAACACCTGCCGTTGGCTTACCGTTATGGCCGCCGGACAGGAGTTGCTGGTTCAAGACTTGCCAAGCGAGCTGTTTGAAACCAGCGTGCCGGAATCCACCAGCGGAACCGCCTCTCCCGATCATTGGTCTGCACTTTTGGCTCAGTGGGCAGAACATGCCTTGCGATCTGGCCATCAGGACCTGTTGTCTGAGGCGCAGCCAGAGATGGAACGCATTCTGCTGACGACCGCGCTGCGTCATACCCATGGTCATAAACAAGAAGCCGCACGCCTTCTCGGCTGGGGACGCAATACCCTGACACGTAAGCTAAAAGAGTTGGGAATGGAGTAA